The following coding sequences are from one Triticum dicoccoides isolate Atlit2015 ecotype Zavitan chromosome 4A, WEW_v2.0, whole genome shotgun sequence window:
- the LOC119288410 gene encoding probable leucine-rich repeat receptor-like protein kinase At1g35710 produces the protein MDMHPPPKMLASLTITILMMIASSVPLASRAAVPEAQVRALLAWKASLDNQSQHALHSWGNTAAPCNWRGITCGTGVHRHQRRPVISGISLPEMRLGGTLESLNFSALRTLTHLDLSDNHIAGSIPPSMDVLGELRALLLQGNLITGSIPLGLGNLTKLRSLMLHENEVSGEIPRHIGNMIYLETLNLSGNHLVGHIPSEIGHLKHLVRLDLSNNNLSGSIPYSVLDLTKLTTLYLYRNQLSGHIPRELGHLVNLKDLALSYNTLIGSIPNSLGNLTKLTTLYLNVNQLSGQNPRELSRLLSLEILDLRSNMLKGSIPNCLGNLTKLTTLYLYHNQLSGHIPQGLGRLVSLEDLELSSNTLTGSIPNSIGKLTKLTTLHLYRNQLFGKIPQELGRLVNLEDLELSNNALTGSIPNSIGNLTKLTILFLSNNQISRHIPQELGRLVNLEDLEVSNNALTGSIPNSMGNLTKLTTLYLNFNRLSGHIPRELDYLENLEKLSFWYNTLTGSMPNSLGNLTKLTTLCLSQNQISGHIPQELGHLVNIEDLELRDNALTGSIPNSIGNLTKLTILYLDNNQLSGHIPRELGYLVNLLSLSLRNNSLTGPIPNSFGNLRHLYKLDFGQNQLSGQIS, from the exons ATGGATATGCATCCACCACCCAAAATGCTTGCCTCTCTCACCATCACCATACTGATGATGATAGCCTCCTCCGTCCCACTTGCGTCGCGTGCAGCGGTGCCCGAAGCACAAGTAAGAGCGCTCCTCGCCTGGAAAGCAAGCCTCGACAACCAAAGCCAGCATGCCCTGCACTCATGGGGAAACACGGCAGCGCCCTGCAATTGGCGTGGCATCACTTGCGGTACCGGTGTGCATCGGCATCAGCGCCGGCCGGTGATCAGTGGCATCTCTTTGCCCGAGATGAGACTGGGAGGGACGCTAGAGTCCCTCAACTTCTCGGCATTGAGGACCCTGACACACCTCGACCTCTCGGACAACCACATTGCCGGGAGCATTCCTCCTAGTATGGATGTCCTCGGAGAGCTCCGCGCTCTCCTTCTGCAAGGCAACCTGATAACAGGCTCAATTCCTCTAGGTCTAGGAAATCTCACAAAATTGCGTTCCTTAATGCTTCATGAAAATGAAGTCTCCGGTGAAATACCAAGGCACATAGGCAACATGATTTATCTTGAGACCCTCAACCTTTCAGGTAATCACTTAGTTGGTCATATCCCTTCTGAGATAGGCCACCTAAAGCACTTGGTTAGGTTAGATTTGTCTAATAATAATCTTTCTGGCTCAATCCCATACAGTGTACTTGACTTGACCAAACTCACTACCTTATACCTTTACCGCAACCAACTTTCTGGACACATCCCTCGAGAACTTGGTCATTTGGTCAACTTAAAAGACTTGGCCCTTAGCTACAATACGTTGATAGGTTCCATCCCAAATAGCTTAGGAAATTTGACAAAACTCACTACCTTGTACCTTAATGTGAACCAACTTTCTGGTCAAAACCCACGAGAACTAAGTCGGTTGTTGTCGTTAGAGATCTTAGATCTCCGCAGCAACATGCTAAAAGGTTCCATCCCAAATTGCCTTggtaatttgaccaaactcactacCTTATACCTTTACCACAACCAACTTTCTGGACACATCCCTCAAGGACTAGGTCGCCTTGTGAGCTTAGAGGATTTGGAGCTTAGTAGCAACACACTAACTGGTTCCATCCCTAATAGCATAGGAAAATTGACAAAACTCACCACCTTACACCTTTATCGTAACCAACTTTTTGGAAAAATTCCACAAGAACTAGGTCGCCTTGTGAACTTAGAGGATTTGGAGCTTAGTAACAATGCACTAACTGGTTCCATCCCAAATAGCATAGGAAATTTGACAAAACTCACTATCTTATTTCTTAGCAACAATCAAATTTCTAGACACATCCCTCAAGAACTAGGTCGCCTTGTGAACTTAGAGGATTTGGAGGTTAGTAACAATGCACTAACTGGTTCCATCCCAAATAGCATGGGAAATTTGAcaaaactcacaaccttgtatcttaaCTTCAACAGACTTTCTGGACACATCCCTCGAGAGCTAGATTATCTTGAGAACTTAGAGAAGTTGTCGTTTTggtacaacacactaacaggttccatgCCAAACAGCCTAGGAAATTTGACAAAACTCACTACCTTGTGCCTTTCGCAAAACCAAATTTCTGGACACATCCCTCAAGAACTAGGTCACCTTGTGAACATAGAGGATTTGGAGCTTCGTGACAATGCACTAACTGGTTCCATCCCAAATAGCATAGGAAATTTGACCAAGCTCACAATCTTGTATCTTGACAACAACCAACTTTCTGGACACATCCCTCGAGAACTAG gttatttggtcaacttattgTCTTTATCTCTTAGAAATAATTCACTAACAGGTCCCATCCCAAATAGCTTTGGCAATCTGAGACACCTTTATAAATTGGACTTTGGCCAGAACCAACTTTCTGGACAAATTTCATGA
- the LOC119288411 gene encoding MDIS1-interacting receptor like kinase 2-like, with protein MLASLAVLLLLTTATAVAQTPGMAMLRGQAMALLLWKASLSNQSQHTLSSWENASVPCSWRGIRCTVHRRQHRPVIIDISLCGMGLQGGLGLLNFSALTTLTRLDLSHNHLDGEIPPDIGVLSELQALLLQSNQISGSVPLGNMSSNLLTLNLSDNYLVGHIPSEIGHLKYLVALDLSSNNFSGSIPRSVGGLANLTTLYLYRNQLSGEIPQEVVYLGKLVDLQLGFNTLTGPIPRILSNLTKLTILHLRSNKLSRQIPRELGYLVNLEYLALSENRLSGSIPRGLGKLTKLTDLCLHQNQLSGPIPQEIGNFMSLVKLALGFNNFSGALPSGLCAGGQLQHLTAPQNNLVGPLPSSLISCTSLVRVRLEQNNLEGDITKMGAYPNLVYIDISSNRLFGKLSHRWGECCNLTVLRASNNNITGAIPSSIGKLSQLGVLDVSSNKLEGYIPPEVGNITMLFNVSLSGNLLEGNMPQEVGSLNNLEYLDLSSNNLTGQIPQPLEHCLKLHFLKLSHNRLNGTIPVELGMLVNLKDLLDLSDNLIDGAIPSLLGGLSMLEALNLSHNALNGSIPQSFLAMTGLQSMDVSYNKLEGSVPQTRFYEEAPIKWFWHNEKLCGVVKGLTPCDLPQSRGQQTKHGAILLAIISAIVFAVIVTALVTWQCKKNKCKAETANEVQQTKMFAIWNFDGEDVYKKIVDATNNFSDTHCIGTGGTGSVYRAQLPTGELFAIKKIHMMEDDDQFKREIYALMHIRHRNIVKLFGYCSAAQGRFLVYEYMDRGSLATSLNDKESVVELDWTRRLNIVRDVAHALSYIHHDCFPPIVHRDITSNNILLDTEFKACISDFGTSKILDVDASNCTRLAGTKGYLAPELAYTTRVTEKCDVYSFGVLVLELFMGHHPGDFLSSMDNNNRGTLLENLLDTRLPHPEAKIGSEIFQVAVVAVRCINPDPSHRPTMQQVLKKFSTYEQTCSNDLDYLHTAIVIPACWS; from the exons ATGCTCGCCTCTCTCGCCGTACTGCTACTGCTGACCACGGCCACCGCTGTTGCACAGACGCCGGGCATGGCCATGCTTAGAGGACAAGCAATGGCGCTCCTCCTCTGGAAAGCGAGCCTCAGCAACCAGAGCCAGCACACCCTGTCGTCCTGGGAGAACGCGTCGGTGCCATGCAGCTGGCGTGGCATCAGGTGCACGGTGCACCGGCGCCAGCACCGGCCGGTTATCATCGACATCTCTCTGTGTGGGATGGGGCTGCAAGGGGGGTTGGGGTTGCTCAACTTCTCTGCCTTGACAACTCTGACGCGCCTCGACCTCTCACACAACCACCTCGACGGGGAAATACCTCCTGACATTGGGGTCCTCTCAGAGCTCCAGGCTCTACTCCTGCAGAGCAACCAGATAAGTGGCTCGGTTCCACTTGGCAACATGAGTAGTAATCTTTTGACCCTCAACTTGTCAGACAATTACTTAGTTGGTCACATCCCTTCTGAAATAGGCCACCTCAAGTATTTGGTTGCTCTGGATTTGTCTAGTAATAATTTTTCCGGCTCAATCCCAAGAAGTGTAGGTGGTCTGGCCAACCTCACTACGTTGTACCTTTACCGTAACCAACTTTCTGGGGAAATTCCACAAGAAGTAGTTTATCTTGGGAAATTAGTGGACTTGCAACTTGGCTTTAACACACTCACAGGTCCCATTCCAAGAATTTTAAGTAATTTGACCAAGCTCACTATTTTACATCTTAGGAGCAATAAACTTTCTAGGCAAATTCCACGAGAATTAGGTTACCTTGTGAACTTAGAGTACTTGGCTCTTAGTGAAAACAGACTCTCAGGTTCCATCCCAAGAGGCTTAGGGAAGTTAACAAAACTCACCGACTTGTGTCTTCATCAGAACCAACTTTCCGGACCTATTCCTCAAGAAATTGGCAACTTTATGAGTCTAGTTAAGTTGGCCCTTGGTTTTAACAACTTCTCTGGTGCCTTGCCATCCGGGCTTTGTGCGGGTGGCCAGCTACAACATTTGACTGCTCCACAAAACAATTTAGTTGGACCCTTGCCATCAAGCTTGATAAGTTGCACAAGCCTGGTTAGGGTTCGACTTGAACAAAATAACCTTGAAGGAGACATCACGAAGATGGGAGCTTATCCAAATCTTGTCTATATTGACATCAGTTCAAATAGACTATTTGGTAAATTATCTCATCGTTGGGGTGAGTGTTGCAATCTTACCGTGCTACGTGCATCAAACAACAATATAACTGGGGCAATACCATCAAGCATAGGGAAATTGTCTCAGTTGGGGGTACTTGATGTTTCATCAAACAAGCTTGAAGGGTATATTCCACCAGAAGTCGGCAATATAACGATGTTGTTTAATGTGAGTCTTTCTGGTAACCTTCTCGAGGGTAATATGCCACAAGAGGTTGGATCACTAAATAATCTAGAGTATCTGGATTTATCATCAAACAACCTAACTGGCCAGATACCACAACCTCTGGAGCATTGTTTGAAGCTTCACTTTCTAAAGTTAAGCCATAATCGGCTCAATGGCACCATTCCCGTGGAATTAGGGATGCTGGTAAACCTAAAAGATTTGCTGGATCTAAGTGACAATTTGATTGATGGCGCTATTCCAAGCCTGTTAGGTggtcttagtatgcttgaagcctTGAATCTTTCTCACAATGCACTGAATGGCAGCATTCCACAATCATTTCTGGCCATGACTGGTCTCCAATCCATGGATGTTTCATACAACAAATTAGAAGGTTCAGTGCCGCAAACTAGATTCTATGAAGAAGCTCCAATCAAATGGTTCTGGCATAATGAAAAGTTGTGTGGTGTTGTCAAAGGTTTGACCCCTTGTGATCTTCCTCAAAGTAGGGGACAACAAACGAAGCATGGAGCTATTTTGCTAGCTATAATATCCGCTATAGTATTTGCTGTGATTGTCACGGCACTAGTAACATGGCAGTGCAAAAAGAATAAATGCAAGGCAGAAACTGCAAATGAAGTACAACAAACCAAGATGTTTGCCATCTGGAACTTTGATGGGGAAGATGTGTACAAGAAAATTGTTGATGCCACAAATAATTTCAGCGACACTCATTGCATTGGAACTGGAGGGACAGGATCTGTCTATAGAGCTCAGTTACCAACAGGTGAATTGTTTGCAATAAAGAAGATCCATATGATGGAAGATGATGATCAATTTAAACGTGAAATATATGCGTTGATGCATATTCGACATCGCAACATTGTAAAGTTATTTGGTTACTGCTCCGCTGCTCAGGGAAGATTTCTTGTGTATGAATACATGGATAGAGGAAGCTTAGCAACATCCTTGAATGATAAGGAAAGTGTAGTTGAATTGGATTGGACGAGGAGGTTAAATATTGTTCGGGATGTTGCTCATGCCTTGTCTTACATACATCACGATTGCTTCCCGCCGATTGTCCACAGAGATATAACAAGCAACAACATTTTGCTTGATACAGAGTTTAAAGCCTGCATCTCGGATTTTGGTACATCGAAGATACTAGATGTGGATGCATCTAACTGCACAAGACTTGCCGGGACAAAAGGATATCTTGCCCCAG AGCTTGCATACACAACAAGGGTGACAGAGAAGTGTGACGTTTATAGCTTTGGAGTGTTGGTTCTAGAGTTGTTCATGGGACATCATCCAGGTGATTTCCTTTCATCCATGGATAACAACAACAGGGGTACACTACTTGAGAACTTGCTGGACACCCGGCTCCCGCACCCTGAAGCCAAGATCGGGAGTGAAATATTCCAGGTAGCCGTCGTCGCTGTTCGGTGCATAAACCCTGATCCATCACACCGTCCAACAATGCAGCAAGTACTCAAGAAATTCTCAACATATGAACAAACATGTTCTAATGATCTTGATTATCTCCATACAGCGATTGTCATCCCTGCCTGCTGGTCATAA